The window ACGGAGCTGCAGCGGGACATCGCGCTGTTCCAGGCCATGAAGGCCGACCTGCAACAACTCTCCTTCGATCCCCAACTGCTGGATGGATCGGTCTGGGAGCGCGTCCATCGCCGGCTCACCCGGCCCATCGGCTGGATGCTGATTCTGCTGGGGGCCGTCGTCTGGATCAGCTACGGCACCTGGATGTATTCGCGCTCGTCCATCGCCCTCTGGGAAAAGATGGCCACCGGCGGCGTGGTGCTGGGCATCGTGCTGCTCTTCGCCACCGTGCTCTACGAGCGGTACCGACACTGGCAGGTCGACCCCTACAAGGACGTCTATCGATGATCCTGGCCACCATCGAGTCGATCCCCGGCCAGCGCATCGTCCAGGTTCTGGGGCTGGTGCGCGGCGCCAGCATCCGGGCCCGGCACATCGGGCAGGACATCGTCGCCACCATGCGGAACATCACCGGCGGCGAGTTGTTCGAGTACACCAAGGTCCTGGCCGAGGCCCGGGAAGAGGCCATCGACCGCATGACGGAGGAAGCGCGGGTCCTGGGCGCCGACGCCGTGCTGGGTCTGCGCTTCCAGTCCGCCGAGGTCACGCGCGGCGCGGCGGAGATGTTGTGCTACGGCACGGCCGTGCGCCTGGAGCCGGAG is drawn from Gemmatimonadota bacterium and contains these coding sequences:
- a CDS encoding YbjQ family protein, with product MILATIESIPGQRIVQVLGLVRGASIRARHIGQDIVATMRNITGGELFEYTKVLAEAREEAIDRMTEEARVLGADAVLGLRFQSAEVTRGAAEMLCYGTAVRLEPES